The following proteins are encoded in a genomic region of Reichenbachiella sp.:
- a CDS encoding TonB-dependent receptor, protein MNKYYYLALLCLFSTGSVLAQEKTDLKINTYFHELPLEKVLTYLEEQSDYTFSYSSSAIPLDEKVTLKEQDISFWYALDESLKYLPVSYEVVNQNIVLKYNELTQTIRGTILDKDTKQPIFGATVMVVGSDPLIGATTDMNGNYRLTNVPVGRLTLHYGYLGYEEGAIPNVLLGSGKELILDVELVESVIKMEEIVVSATGIGSQPLNEMGMISGRSFTVEETKRYPISIGDPMRLASSFAGVMGTDDDSNEIVIRGNSPRGILWKMEGVEIPNPNHFSSEGASSGGISMFSTQVISRSDFYTGAFAPIYGNVLSGVFDINLRKGNNEKHEHTVQAGLLGIDLSSEGPISKSSGSSYLFNYRYSTLSILSDLGVVEIDENEKNTFQDLAFKVNFPTENMGTFSVFGMGGLSKYSRTGEGFREDIEKYNMGVIGVSNDLILNSSTFLKTNVSVSGTEVGNDEFVKYQQDTINVDYNNLESFKKSYTRGSVILNKKFNSRHILELGTVISWLDYDFVEREHNINNADPFVDLVLFNDEGASGTQQAFVSWKFRITEKLSLVNGLHYFRFSFTGEDSWEPRSSLKWQFRENQSITAGFGMHSRLESLEYYLGNHINSDGTTVDNNPNLGMSKANHFVLGYDRVLGPSLYFKTEVYYQHLYNIPISNNPAFGWYSSINSSDDYSTIPLVNEGTGENYGIEMTLDKRFSRNYYFMVNGSIFESKYKGGDEIERNSRFNGNFTYHGLGGKEWKVGKNGKNNILGVSAKISYAGNKRLIPIDLEESIDQGRQVNDFDRAFEERAPDYFRFDLQISYRKNRAKSTSEWRLDLQNVTGRMNYGEQYYNDGLQQIVQEDQIGLIPVLSYRIEF, encoded by the coding sequence ATGAACAAATATTATTATTTGGCCTTGCTATGCCTGTTTTCTACAGGAAGTGTGCTGGCACAGGAAAAAACTGATTTAAAGATTAATACCTATTTTCATGAACTTCCGCTAGAAAAGGTTCTAACCTATTTGGAAGAGCAATCAGATTACACCTTCTCCTATAGCTCTAGTGCTATACCCTTAGATGAAAAAGTAACACTTAAAGAACAAGATATTTCCTTCTGGTATGCACTAGATGAATCGTTAAAATATTTGCCTGTTTCTTACGAAGTGGTAAATCAAAATATTGTACTAAAGTATAATGAATTGACTCAAACGATTCGGGGTACTATTCTAGACAAGGACACAAAACAGCCCATTTTTGGCGCAACCGTAATGGTTGTTGGCTCGGATCCTTTGATAGGAGCCACAACGGATATGAATGGCAATTATCGATTGACCAATGTGCCTGTTGGCCGATTGACGCTACACTATGGCTATTTGGGTTATGAAGAAGGCGCAATTCCCAATGTACTATTAGGTTCTGGTAAGGAGCTGATATTGGATGTGGAGTTGGTCGAATCTGTGATAAAGATGGAAGAAATCGTGGTGAGTGCCACTGGCATTGGGTCACAGCCGCTCAACGAAATGGGTATGATCAGTGGGAGATCATTTACTGTTGAGGAAACCAAAAGATACCCCATAAGTATTGGTGATCCCATGAGACTGGCTTCTTCTTTTGCTGGCGTCATGGGAACTGACGACGACTCTAATGAAATTGTGATTCGAGGGAATAGTCCTCGAGGTATACTTTGGAAAATGGAAGGTGTTGAAATTCCCAATCCCAATCACTTTTCCAGCGAAGGGGCTTCTTCTGGAGGGATCAGTATGTTTAGCACACAGGTTATTTCTAGATCAGACTTTTATACTGGTGCGTTTGCGCCGATTTATGGAAATGTGCTTTCTGGTGTATTTGATATCAATTTGAGAAAAGGAAATAATGAAAAGCATGAGCATACAGTTCAGGCCGGATTGTTAGGAATAGACCTTTCTTCAGAAGGACCAATTAGTAAATCTTCGGGTAGCTCTTATTTGTTCAATTATCGATATTCTACCCTATCTATTCTGAGTGACCTTGGTGTTGTAGAAATAGATGAGAATGAAAAGAATACCTTTCAGGATTTAGCTTTCAAAGTAAATTTTCCAACTGAGAACATGGGGACCTTCTCTGTTTTTGGCATGGGCGGACTAAGCAAATATTCGAGGACCGGCGAGGGGTTTCGAGAAGATATTGAAAAATACAATATGGGTGTAATTGGTGTATCTAATGATCTGATCCTCAATAGTAGTACATTTTTAAAGACTAATGTATCTGTCTCAGGGACTGAGGTTGGGAATGATGAGTTCGTGAAATATCAACAAGACACCATTAATGTGGATTATAATAATCTTGAATCATTCAAGAAAAGCTATACCAGGGGGTCAGTCATCTTGAACAAAAAGTTTAATTCCCGGCATATTTTAGAATTAGGAACTGTTATTAGTTGGTTGGATTATGATTTTGTAGAGCGGGAGCATAACATTAATAATGCAGATCCTTTTGTTGATCTGGTTTTGTTTAATGATGAAGGCGCTTCAGGTACTCAACAAGCTTTTGTGTCATGGAAGTTTAGAATTACCGAGAAGCTGAGTCTGGTTAATGGCTTACACTATTTCAGGTTTAGTTTTACAGGAGAGGATTCGTGGGAGCCTCGCTCAAGTCTCAAGTGGCAATTCAGAGAGAATCAATCTATCACTGCCGGTTTTGGTATGCATAGTAGATTGGAGTCTTTGGAGTATTACCTCGGAAATCATATCAACAGCGATGGCACTACCGTTGACAACAATCCTAATCTGGGCATGTCCAAAGCCAATCATTTCGTTTTGGGCTATGATCGGGTGTTAGGGCCAAGTTTATACTTTAAAACTGAAGTGTACTATCAACATCTCTATAATATTCCTATTTCTAACAACCCTGCTTTTGGTTGGTATTCGTCGATCAATTCTTCGGATGACTATTCAACAATCCCACTTGTAAATGAGGGCACTGGAGAAAACTACGGAATAGAAATGACGCTGGATAAACGATTTTCTAGAAACTACTATTTTATGGTCAATGGTTCCATTTTCGAATCCAAATACAAAGGCGGAGATGAAATTGAGAGAAACTCCAGATTCAATGGCAATTTCACTTATCATGGTTTGGGAGGTAAGGAATGGAAGGTTGGTAAGAACGGGAAAAACAATATCCTTGGTGTAAGCGCTAAAATTTCTTATGCTGGAAATAAGCGGCTAATTCCTATTGATTTAGAAGAATCAATAGATCAAGGCCGACAAGTGAATGATTTTGATCGTGCTTTTGAAGAACGAGCGCCCGATTATTTTAGGTTTGATTTGCAAATTAGCTATCGAAAAAACAGAGCTAAATCTACTTCCGAATGGCGACTGGATCTACAAAATGTAACAGGACGAATGAACTATGGAGAACAGTATTACAATGATGGTTTGCAGCAGATTGTTCAGGAGGATCAGATTGGATTAATACCCGTACTCAGTTACCGAATTGAATTTTAG
- a CDS encoding DinB family protein, whose protein sequence is MRTLLLFLVCLSAIAKAQDSTDYYYKIPEYPESYNAGTVAARMVDGLGFRYYWGTIGLKAEDLAYQPSPEARTAAETIDHIYELTNVLVNATKKLPNDFTKENEEELTFEEKRAKTLQNIKEASEILKQSTAEDLESYKIIFISSRGRTEYPFWNQLNGPLADAIWHVGQVVSFRRASGNPFNSNVSVLRGRLKD, encoded by the coding sequence ATGCGTACATTATTACTTTTTTTGGTGTGTCTTAGCGCTATTGCTAAGGCTCAGGACTCTACAGACTACTATTACAAAATACCAGAATACCCAGAAAGTTACAATGCTGGTACAGTGGCAGCTCGAATGGTAGATGGATTAGGTTTTAGGTACTATTGGGGTACGATAGGGTTGAAGGCCGAAGATTTGGCTTATCAACCATCTCCAGAAGCTAGAACGGCTGCAGAAACCATTGATCATATTTATGAGCTTACCAATGTTTTGGTAAACGCTACGAAAAAACTGCCCAATGACTTTACAAAAGAGAATGAGGAAGAATTGACCTTTGAAGAAAAAAGAGCCAAGACACTACAAAACATCAAAGAGGCGAGTGAGATTTTGAAGCAAAGCACGGCAGAAGATCTGGAGAGTTACAAGATAATATTCATCAGTTCTAGAGGGCGTACAGAGTATCCATTCTGGAATCAGCTCAACGGTCCGTTGGCAGATGCCATCTGGCATGTTGGGCAAGTGGTGTCATTTAGACGGGCTTCAGGAAATCCGTTCAATTCGAACGTGAGTGTATTGAGGGGGAGACTGAAGGACTAA
- a CDS encoding bestrophin family protein, producing the protein MVEYNPKSWLNLLFHSYSRYVFRRLLPALMYVTVYTSFITYVFYELDINFVSTTSVHSILGIVLGFFLVFRTNGAYDRWWEGRKVWGELVNNTRNLAIKFSIMVPGSHPERQYITECIAAYPKALKEHLREGVPVEMGQEMVEKLKMENLDHIPNAIAKRLIGITNLLKKDKTIDQEQYRVLDEQLVALTDIMGKCERIRNTPIPYSYSMFMKKFIFTFIATLPFAFVTVYHYWTILIVVLILYILMSIELLAEEIEDPFGSDINDLPTDILAGKIEKNVREIMD; encoded by the coding sequence ATGGTAGAATATAACCCCAAGAGCTGGCTAAACTTACTCTTTCATAGCTACAGCCGATATGTTTTCAGACGTTTGTTGCCTGCGCTGATGTACGTCACAGTCTATACGTCATTTATCACCTATGTTTTTTATGAGTTAGACATCAACTTTGTCAGTACCACATCGGTTCACAGTATATTGGGTATTGTACTAGGATTCTTTTTGGTATTTAGAACCAATGGCGCTTATGACAGATGGTGGGAAGGTCGAAAAGTTTGGGGAGAGTTAGTAAACAATACTCGAAATCTGGCGATCAAGTTTTCAATAATGGTGCCTGGAAGCCATCCTGAAAGACAATATATCACAGAATGTATTGCTGCTTATCCTAAGGCATTGAAGGAGCACTTGAGAGAAGGAGTACCGGTAGAAATGGGACAGGAGATGGTGGAAAAGCTGAAGATGGAGAATCTCGATCATATACCTAACGCCATTGCTAAAAGACTCATTGGAATTACCAACCTGCTAAAGAAAGACAAAACAATTGATCAGGAACAATACCGAGTACTCGATGAGCAGTTGGTAGCTTTGACTGATATCATGGGTAAATGTGAACGAATTAGAAATACACCTATTCCTTATTCATATAGCATGTTTATGAAGAAGTTTATCTTCACATTCATAGCTACGCTACCATTCGCTTTTGTAACGGTATATCATTATTGGACCATTCTGATCGTAGTATTGATACTATATATTTTGATGAGTATCGAATTACTGGCAGAGGAGATAGAAGATCCGTTTGGCTCAGACATCAATGACTTGCCGACAGATATTCTAGCAGGCAAAATCGAAAAGAACGTAAGAGAAATTATGGACTAA
- a CDS encoding glycosyltransferase family 2 protein: MNEEPQPLVSIIMATKDTEPYLPACLDSILAQTYPHWELIAVNDHSTDRTPEILEAYAQKDARVRVFHSTKPKLIPTLQEGYKHVNGTLINRMDSDDKMPADKLEVLVDEWQKHGKGTIIAGGTEHFVDEGEVGDGFLRYERWLNDVARRSVHYEEIYKECVIPSHSWLAHKDDFDAVGAFDSEIYPEDYDLTFRFYKHGMKIAGLDKVLHHWRDRSNRISRTWEEYKDNRYFDLKIKNFYELDRDLSRPLVLWGAGRNGKDMAKLLLQQENQFHWVCDNENKIGKDVYGIRLAHFEEIQNLDHPQLMIVVASPDGQVEIREQLKKWGKKPVLDFWFFA, translated from the coding sequence ATGAATGAAGAACCTCAGCCCCTTGTCTCTATCATTATGGCCACGAAGGACACCGAGCCTTATTTGCCTGCCTGTCTGGATTCAATCCTAGCTCAAACCTACCCTCATTGGGAATTGATTGCCGTTAATGATCATTCTACAGATCGTACGCCAGAAATATTAGAAGCTTACGCGCAAAAGGATGCCCGTGTCCGTGTATTTCATAGCACAAAACCCAAGCTCATCCCAACGCTACAAGAGGGATACAAGCATGTCAACGGAACACTAATCAATCGGATGGATTCCGATGATAAAATGCCAGCTGATAAACTGGAAGTACTTGTTGATGAATGGCAAAAGCATGGCAAGGGAACAATTATTGCTGGGGGTACGGAACATTTCGTTGATGAAGGTGAAGTAGGTGATGGATTTCTCCGCTATGAGCGTTGGCTCAACGATGTAGCACGTAGAAGTGTCCACTACGAAGAGATTTACAAAGAATGTGTGATCCCATCACATAGTTGGCTAGCACATAAAGATGATTTTGATGCCGTAGGAGCTTTTGACTCGGAGATATATCCAGAGGACTATGACCTGACTTTCAGGTTCTATAAGCATGGTATGAAGATCGCTGGATTGGATAAAGTATTGCACCATTGGAGGGACCGATCCAATCGGATTTCGCGTACATGGGAAGAATATAAGGACAACAGGTACTTCGACCTAAAGATTAAAAATTTCTACGAACTAGATAGAGACCTGTCCAGACCGTTAGTATTGTGGGGAGCTGGCCGAAACGGCAAAGACATGGCCAAATTACTCCTTCAGCAGGAAAACCAGTTTCACTGGGTCTGCGACAATGAAAACAAAATAGGGAAGGATGTTTATGGCATTAGGCTAGCTCACTTTGAAGAGATTCAGAACCTAGACCACCCACAGCTCATGATAGTGGTAGCTTCTCCGGATGGACAAGTTGAAATAAGAGAACAATTAAAAAAATGGGGCAAAAAACCAGTATTAGATTTCTGGTTTTTTGCCTGA
- a CDS encoding nuclear transport factor 2 family protein, which translates to MKIYTYLVYLVVFISCHVETSTESDSKLLSQTIDEFNLAFEKVDINKLNQLTTDQYTHVNGSSPAISKEAWMTYLKNRKEQLENGALEVTKYQFKDKQLILYDQSAYVTGVIEMDGVLNGEVFSRRIRVSHSWVKEEGQWKRAGFHDVRIQ; encoded by the coding sequence ATGAAAATATATACTTACCTCGTTTATTTAGTTGTATTCATTTCTTGTCATGTTGAAACCTCTACTGAGTCAGATTCAAAATTGCTCTCTCAAACCATAGACGAGTTTAATCTGGCATTTGAAAAAGTTGATATCAACAAACTCAATCAATTGACTACCGACCAGTACACACATGTAAATGGAAGTAGCCCTGCCATTTCCAAAGAAGCTTGGATGACTTATTTGAAAAATAGAAAAGAGCAGCTAGAAAACGGAGCACTTGAGGTTACTAAATATCAGTTCAAAGACAAGCAACTCATACTATATGATCAATCAGCCTATGTGACTGGTGTTATAGAAATGGATGGAGTTTTAAATGGCGAAGTATTCTCAAGAAGGATCAGGGTTTCTCACTCATGGGTAAAAGAAGAAGGACAATGGAAACGAGCTGGTTTTCATGACGTGAGAATCCAATAA
- a CDS encoding VOC family protein, giving the protein MAILGLRTAIYKVGNIKEATEWYTKAFEVSPYFEEDGYVGFNVAGYELGLQPESTPTTEKAESVINYWGVEDIRGRYQHFLDLGATEHEPPTNVGGALEVATVKDPWGNILGLIYNPDFKL; this is encoded by the coding sequence ATGGCAATTCTAGGATTACGAACAGCAATTTATAAAGTAGGAAATATTAAAGAAGCTACAGAATGGTATACGAAAGCCTTTGAAGTTTCTCCGTATTTCGAAGAAGACGGATACGTCGGCTTCAATGTGGCTGGCTACGAATTAGGTCTACAACCAGAATCGACTCCTACGACAGAAAAAGCCGAAAGTGTAATCAATTATTGGGGAGTAGAAGATATCCGTGGTAGGTATCAGCATTTCTTAGATTTAGGCGCCACAGAGCATGAACCTCCTACTAATGTTGGAGGCGCTTTGGAAGTGGCTACCGTGAAGGATCCATGGGGAAATATTCTAGGGTTGATTTATAATCCTGATTTTAAACTCTAA